A single Gemmatimonadota bacterium DNA region contains:
- a CDS encoding 2-oxoglutarate dehydrogenase E1 component: MDLLREFHGPNAGYVIALYEQYLEDPESVDAATRALFSRLAVDLDGDPAASPTRPAGDSAPGPSGTTGTVSSASADGNASPADIDQIVFIANLAQNVREYGHLGAHLDPLADPRYFPYSVFATEDDAALGDPLTELELQAQGVTEETMRSLPSSLIGGPVGQQCGNASEALKKLKRVYSATTGYDYMHIEVPGEREWLQEAAETGRFRPSEDDDSAMAILDRLTEVEVFEQFLHRTFPGKTRFSIEGLDTMILILDGVIGEAAENNTCNILIGMAHRGRLNVLAHILHKPYEHILAEFRDPVQRVNKTGNDTGWTGDVKYHSGAQRRYQDQQGKEVDLHIHLAPNPSHLEAVNPVLEGMARAAGTIVNLPGDVRPLPERNLPILIHGDAAFSGQGVVAETFTLYRIPGFRTGGTIHLITNNQLGYTTPSEQSRSTLYASDIARGFEIPIIHVNADDPVACLEAARIAYAYRVKFRKDFLIDLIGYRRHGHNEGDDPSLTHPSLYRRIDAHPTVRKLWADRLVAEGRIEAGKPEKWVAGHMETMQTMLDELKPEEVLEVPYYKPPRSGTAKRARSSVSMRRLKNLNKALWTFPDQFTLHPRLKRVIERRQRALDDVDARKIDWAHAETLAFASIVEDGVPVRLTGQDVERGTFSQRHNVLHDYETDRAWTPLRRLPQANASFETRNTPLTEYAALGFEYGYSIQAPERFVLWEAQYGDFVDGAQIIIDEFLVSGRAKWGQTSSLTILLPHGFEGQGPDHSSGLMERFLSFGADFNIRIANCTTAAQYFHLLRRQSRLLESDPLPLIIMTPKSLLRHPDVASSARELAEGKWMPIIEDERAEEHPDKIRRLVFCSGKVYVDLMNDELWESATHAAVVRIEQLYPVAEDQVAGIIGQFPGLEEVVWLQEEPENMGAWDYIRKVLETVLDGRCPVYRVSRPPSAVPSEGSTAIHNHNQRNLVKMAFAMGASGNIEMH, encoded by the coding sequence TCCCGAGTCTGTGGACGCGGCAACCCGCGCGCTGTTCTCCCGCCTTGCAGTTGACCTGGACGGAGATCCCGCGGCCAGCCCGACCAGGCCGGCCGGCGATTCCGCGCCCGGCCCGTCTGGCACCACCGGCACCGTTAGTTCCGCCAGCGCCGACGGCAACGCCAGTCCGGCCGATATCGATCAGATCGTCTTCATCGCCAATCTCGCCCAGAACGTCCGCGAGTACGGACATCTCGGCGCCCATCTGGACCCCCTGGCCGATCCCAGGTACTTCCCCTATTCCGTCTTCGCGACCGAGGACGACGCCGCGCTGGGCGACCCACTGACGGAGCTCGAACTGCAGGCGCAGGGCGTGACGGAAGAGACGATGCGCAGTCTGCCCTCCTCCCTGATCGGCGGTCCGGTGGGCCAGCAGTGCGGCAACGCTTCCGAGGCTCTTAAGAAACTCAAGCGCGTCTATTCCGCCACCACCGGTTACGACTATATGCACATCGAGGTCCCCGGAGAGCGGGAATGGCTGCAGGAGGCGGCGGAAACGGGGCGGTTCAGACCCTCGGAGGACGACGACAGCGCAATGGCCATCCTGGACCGTCTCACCGAGGTAGAAGTCTTCGAGCAGTTCCTGCACCGGACTTTCCCCGGAAAGACCCGGTTCTCCATCGAAGGCCTGGATACCATGATCCTCATCCTGGACGGGGTGATCGGCGAGGCCGCGGAGAACAACACCTGCAATATCCTGATCGGCATGGCCCACCGGGGCCGGCTCAATGTGCTGGCCCACATCCTGCACAAACCCTATGAACACATTCTGGCCGAATTCAGGGACCCGGTGCAGCGGGTCAACAAGACCGGCAACGACACGGGCTGGACCGGCGACGTGAAGTACCACAGCGGCGCCCAGCGCAGATACCAGGACCAGCAGGGCAAGGAAGTGGATCTGCATATCCACCTCGCGCCGAATCCCAGCCACCTGGAAGCGGTCAACCCGGTGCTCGAGGGCATGGCCCGCGCCGCGGGGACGATCGTCAACCTGCCGGGGGACGTCCGGCCGCTGCCCGAACGGAACCTGCCCATCCTGATCCACGGCGACGCGGCCTTTTCGGGCCAGGGCGTCGTCGCGGAGACCTTTACGCTTTATCGCATTCCGGGTTTCAGGACGGGCGGCACGATACACCTCATCACCAACAACCAGCTCGGATACACCACGCCGTCGGAACAGTCCCGAAGCACACTGTACGCCAGCGACATCGCCCGGGGATTCGAAATCCCGATCATCCATGTGAATGCCGACGACCCGGTGGCCTGCCTGGAGGCTGCCCGCATCGCCTACGCATACCGCGTCAAGTTCCGCAAGGACTTCCTGATCGACCTGATCGGGTACCGACGCCACGGCCACAACGAGGGAGACGACCCTTCGCTCACCCATCCGAGTCTCTACCGGCGGATCGACGCCCATCCAACGGTCAGGAAGCTGTGGGCCGACCGGCTCGTGGCGGAGGGCCGGATCGAAGCGGGGAAGCCGGAGAAATGGGTCGCCGGCCACATGGAGACCATGCAGACGATGCTGGATGAACTGAAACCCGAGGAAGTGCTCGAGGTGCCCTACTACAAACCGCCTCGATCCGGCACCGCGAAGCGAGCGCGCTCTTCTGTTTCAATGCGGCGTCTGAAGAACCTGAACAAGGCGCTGTGGACGTTTCCGGATCAGTTCACCCTGCATCCCAGGCTCAAGCGGGTGATCGAACGCCGGCAGCGGGCGCTGGACGACGTGGACGCCCGGAAAATCGACTGGGCCCATGCCGAGACCCTGGCCTTCGCCTCCATCGTCGAGGATGGCGTGCCGGTCCGCTTAACGGGCCAGGACGTGGAGCGAGGGACCTTCAGCCAGCGGCACAACGTGCTGCACGACTACGAGACCGACCGGGCCTGGACGCCGTTGCGGCGGCTGCCTCAGGCGAACGCCTCCTTCGAGACGCGGAACACGCCGCTGACCGAATACGCCGCGTTGGGATTCGAGTACGGATACAGCATCCAGGCGCCGGAGCGGTTCGTACTCTGGGAAGCCCAGTACGGGGACTTCGTGGACGGCGCCCAGATCATCATCGACGAATTCCTCGTCTCCGGACGCGCCAAGTGGGGGCAGACCTCGTCCCTGACCATCCTGCTCCCCCACGGATTCGAAGGGCAGGGGCCTGATCACTCCAGCGGGCTGATGGAACGATTCCTGTCCTTCGGCGCCGATTTCAACATCCGCATCGCCAACTGCACTACGGCGGCCCAGTATTTCCATCTGCTGAGGCGGCAGTCCCGGCTGCTCGAATCCGACCCGCTGCCCCTCATCATTATGACGCCCAAGAGCCTGTTGCGTCATCCCGACGTGGCCTCTTCCGCCCGTGAGCTGGCCGAAGGGAAATGGATGCCGATTATAGAAGACGAGCGCGCGGAGGAACATCCCGATAAGATCCGGAGACTGGTGTTCTGCAGCGGCAAGGTGTACGTCGACCTTATGAACGACGAGCTGTGGGAAAGCGCAACCCATGCCGCGGTCGTTCGTATTGAACAGCTCTATCCGGTGGCGGAGGACCAGGTGGCCGGGATCATCGGGCAGTTTCCCGGGCTGGAGGAAGTCGTCTGGCTCCAGGAAGAACCGGAGAACATGGGCGCCTGGGACTACATCCGCAAGGTCCTGGAGACGGTCCTGGATGGCCGGTGCCCGGTCTACCGCGTATCCCGACCGCCGAGTGCGGTGCCCTCGGAAGGTTCGACGGCCATTCACAACCACAACCAGCGGAATCTGGTTAAAATGGCCTTTGCCATGGGGGCGTCGGGTAATATCGAGATGCATTGA